DNA from Mucilaginibacter mallensis:
TGATCAAAATCAGCAGGTAAACCATCAACCACTAAACGGCTATCCGGCTTAACTAAATCATATCCAAATTTCTTCACAAACGAACGAACGAACTTCCGTATCATATCTTCTTTTTTAATGCTTGCTCAAGCAGGCCTGTTAAGGTAATTATTCTGTTTTTTATCTCATAATTTTCACGGATGTAAGCTGCTTCCTTTGCTCCAAGCCTTGAAGCCAAAGCAACATCGTCCGCGATTGTTATCATATGCTCAGCCATACCGCTGATGTCATACTCGTTAACTAAATAGCCGGTTTCGCCATCAACAACGGCCTCTTTAATACCTGTATGCCGGGTACTTACAATAGCCAGGCCCGATGATCCGGCTTCCAGTATGCTCACCGGGGTACCTTCCTTATCGCCACTGCGGGCAGTAACCGAATGCTGTACAAAGCAACGCGACTGCTGTATCAGTTCCTTTATCTGTCCGGTGTTCAGTCTCCCTGTTAAAGTAACATTTTTTTCGAGGCAGAGATCATGCACCAATTGTTTGGTTTCATCAAACAGTGGCCCTTCACCCACCATCCATAATTTAGCATCGGCGAACTTATTAGCTACTATTTTAAAAGCTTTTACTACCGATATCGGCGATTTCTTCTCCACAAATCGGCCAACCGCCAAAAAGTTCCGGGCCGAATTTGAAATATCGAGCTGCGGAAACAATTCCGTATCAACCCCGCATGAAGCATGGACTATCTTCTCAGCCGGTGCGCCTAATTGTTTAAGTGCTTCTGCCATATCACCTGATACCGCTATGATCCAACTGGCATAAGCAAAAGCTTTTTTATATAGATCATGGTACTGCGAAACCGTATCGCGGTGATGTGCATCGGCACCATGGAAGTGAATGATAAGCGGCACATTCGCCAAACGGCAGGCCTCAGTAACCATTGCTCCCACCATACCATACTCAGCAAAAACTATATCTATGTTTTGTTCCTTAAAATAGTTGGCCAATGCCCTGGTACGTACCCTGATATTTTGGCGCTTAAATATTTTTTTTTGAATAAGGTAGCTTAGCAAACCAAATTTTGAGCGGATAAGAAATTTACCCTCATCATCATAAACGGGGAAAGCACCTCCATAAAGCACCTTTTTATTACCAGGTAAACGATTAATATGCTCCTGGATAAAGGTTTCTGAAAATGCGTCCTTATTAGGCTTAATAATGCAGAGGTTAAATGACTCCATTACACCGTATCCAATGGTTTTTGTGCAATTACAATGTATAATGAAGCATCCCTGTCGCGTTGTTGCTGGGTGTTGATCTTATCAAACAAGCCTATAAATCCCTGCATTACAAAAGCAATTGACGGGTACAAAAATTTTGGAGATTTATTTAAAATAGCATCCTGAAACAGCTGTATACCACTTGCCGCCAAACCCATAATACCGTGAAACGAGGTGATTTTAAATTTTTCAGCTTCAACTGTTTTTCTTAAACCGGCACTTGTCCAACGCCAGTAATCGTTTGGTGTTGGGTGATAGAACCAGTAACCGTGTGTAGTTAATATCATAGTACCACCCGGTTTTAAAATACGATAAGCCTCCTGCAAATACCCTGATGGCGTATCTACATGCTCCAATACCTGGTTCGATAATATGATGTCAACATAATTATCAGGCAGGGTAGTTTTACTGTCAAATCCAATATGATGTTCTGCCTTGGGGTTCATTTCCAGATCGATACCCAGGTATTTGCCAACCTTGGGCTCAATAACCGAACGGTACGGCATATCACCACAACCAAAGTCTGCCAGTAATAAATTTTTATTGTCAGCTGTTAGCTCATCAATTATTTTTATAGTAGCATCCCTTAGCCTGGTAAGGTGTACATAACGTGTATGAAATATGGTTGGGTTTAACCGGTCGTTACCTTTCATCCGGCGAATTTAAAGTTTTTTATCGAGGTGCTTAAAAATACTTGCCTTTTCAGTTACAACAAGCTTACTAATTTGGCAAAAGATATAACGCCAATACTTGTTTATTAGAAAGTGCCCTGTTATATATCCGCATATCATCCCATTTATCTTTCAAAA
Protein-coding regions in this window:
- a CDS encoding class I SAM-dependent methyltransferase encodes the protein MKGNDRLNPTIFHTRYVHLTRLRDATIKIIDELTADNKNLLLADFGCGDMPYRSVIEPKVGKYLGIDLEMNPKAEHHIGFDSKTTLPDNYVDIILSNQVLEHVDTPSGYLQEAYRILKPGGTMILTTHGYWFYHPTPNDYWRWTSAGLRKTVEAEKFKITSFHGIMGLAASGIQLFQDAILNKSPKFLYPSIAFVMQGFIGLFDKINTQQQRDRDASLYIVIAQKPLDTV
- a CDS encoding glycosyltransferase, which codes for MESFNLCIIKPNKDAFSETFIQEHINRLPGNKKVLYGGAFPVYDDEGKFLIRSKFGLLSYLIQKKIFKRQNIRVRTRALANYFKEQNIDIVFAEYGMVGAMVTEACRLANVPLIIHFHGADAHHRDTVSQYHDLYKKAFAYASWIIAVSGDMAEALKQLGAPAEKIVHASCGVDTELFPQLDISNSARNFLAVGRFVEKKSPISVVKAFKIVANKFADAKLWMVGEGPLFDETKQLVHDLCLEKNVTLTGRLNTGQIKELIQQSRCFVQHSVTARSGDKEGTPVSILEAGSSGLAIVSTRHTGIKEAVVDGETGYLVNEYDISGMAEHMITIADDVALASRLGAKEAAYIRENYEIKNRIITLTGLLEQALKKKI